The proteins below are encoded in one region of Bacillus alveayuensis:
- a CDS encoding glutamate-1-semialdehyde 2,1-aminomutase (product_source=KO:K01845; cath_funfam=3.40.640.10; cog=COG0001; ko=KO:K01845; pfam=PF00202; superfamily=53383; tigrfam=TIGR00713) — protein MNRYEKSIQAFQKAKQLMPGGVNSPVRAFKSVNMEPIFIERGRGSKIYDIDGNEYIDYVLSWGPLILGHANEQVVEALKKVTENGTSFGTPTLIENKLAELVIERVPSIEVVRMVNSGTEATMSALRLARGYTGRNKILKFEGCYHGHGDSLLIKAGSGVATLGLPDSPGVPESIAQNTITVPYNDLESVRYAFERFGGDIAGVIVEPVAGNMGVVPPKQGFLQELRRLTNEYGSLLIFDEVMTGFRVDYHCAQGYFDITPDLTCLGKVIGGGLPVGAYGGKAEIMEKVAPSGPIYQAGTLSGNPLAMTAGYETLRQLTPETYVEFKRKADRLEEGFKKAAQKYSVPLTVNRAGSMIGFFFNEQDVINYETAKRSDLKFFAEFYREMANEGVYLPPSQFEGLFLSTAHTDEDIEKTIAAAEKAFSILHS, from the coding sequence TTGAACCGTTATGAAAAATCTATTCAAGCATTTCAAAAAGCTAAGCAATTAATGCCTGGAGGAGTGAATAGTCCTGTACGAGCATTTAAATCTGTGAATATGGAGCCAATCTTTATAGAAAGAGGGAGAGGCTCGAAAATTTATGACATCGATGGGAATGAATATATTGATTACGTTCTTTCATGGGGACCATTAATTTTAGGTCATGCGAATGAACAAGTAGTGGAAGCATTAAAAAAAGTGACAGAAAACGGGACAAGCTTTGGAACACCGACTTTAATTGAAAATAAATTAGCTGAATTAGTGATTGAACGAGTCCCATCGATTGAAGTTGTTCGCATGGTCAATTCCGGTACGGAAGCTACGATGAGTGCATTGCGCCTTGCTCGCGGCTATACGGGGCGAAATAAAATTTTGAAATTTGAAGGCTGTTATCATGGCCATGGTGATTCGTTATTAATTAAAGCTGGTTCTGGCGTTGCTACTCTTGGTCTGCCAGATAGTCCAGGAGTTCCAGAAAGCATTGCTCAAAATACGATTACGGTCCCTTATAATGATTTAGAAAGTGTTCGTTATGCTTTTGAACGTTTTGGCGGAGATATTGCTGGAGTCATTGTTGAGCCAGTTGCCGGAAATATGGGGGTTGTTCCTCCTAAACAAGGATTTTTACAAGAACTCAGACGTTTAACAAATGAATATGGCTCTCTTTTAATTTTTGATGAAGTCATGACAGGTTTTCGTGTTGATTATCACTGTGCTCAAGGATATTTTGATATAACTCCGGATTTAACTTGCCTCGGTAAAGTGATTGGCGGCGGTCTTCCTGTCGGGGCTTACGGCGGAAAAGCAGAGATCATGGAAAAAGTGGCACCTAGTGGTCCTATTTATCAAGCAGGTACTTTATCTGGTAATCCACTCGCGATGACCGCAGGCTACGAAACATTGCGACAATTGACACCTGAAACCTATGTTGAATTTAAAAGGAAAGCGGATCGACTTGAAGAAGGATTCAAAAAAGCAGCCCAAAAATACAGTGTCCCGCTAACTGTCAATCGCGCTGGTTCGATGATCGGCTTTTTCTTTAATGAACAGGATGTCATCAATTATGAAACAGCTAAACGATCGGATTTGAAATTTTTTGCTGAATTTTATCGTGAAATGGCGAATGAAGGTGTTTACCTTCCACCATCACAATTTGAAGGACTATTTTTATCCACGGCCCACACAGATGAAGATATTGAGAAAACGATTGCTGCAGCTGAAAAAGCCTTTTCTATTTTACACTCTTAG
- a CDS encoding stage VI sporulation protein D (product_source=KO:K06417; cath_funfam=3.10.350.10; cog=COG1388; ko=KO:K06417; pfam=PF01476; smart=SM00257; superfamily=54106) produces MPQDQSNRLNFSIEESVWFQKGQEVSELLSISLEPDITIREHDQYVSIKGVLELAGEYKMLSGNNENTDKDPIQFSGERFIHEVVTREDGITELAHRFPVDITIPKSRVANLEDIYVTIETFDYDFPEERCLKLMADISIFGIKDEKQREQENEMDEVETNEQKEEIEPIYRHKEDRDDKDHDEPIENVSTFFMAKDTDEDHDSTDYTTYTVEAKQNIEQENELRDREKPKDSMKEEEAKESPDDTMEEKQDANEVQEIDSRNRESQSHIKNEVDSQESPDYFIEVKRDEESLQETKEDEMRVEEQQEFPNEQDEEKAEIVRKNDNTLYLTKLFTRDDEEEFSKLKMCIVQQGETLEEICERYDITVQQLIRFNHLGADPTIYEGQILYIPVFVNQ; encoded by the coding sequence TTGCCACAAGATCAGTCAAACAGGTTGAATTTTTCTATCGAAGAATCGGTTTGGTTTCAAAAGGGACAGGAAGTATCGGAATTATTATCGATTTCATTAGAACCAGATATTACAATTCGCGAGCATGACCAATATGTTTCGATAAAGGGTGTGTTAGAGCTCGCGGGTGAATATAAAATGCTAAGCGGTAACAATGAGAATACAGACAAAGACCCGATCCAATTTTCTGGGGAACGTTTCATCCATGAAGTTGTAACGAGAGAGGACGGAATTACAGAACTAGCCCATCGGTTTCCCGTAGATATTACCATCCCCAAAAGCCGTGTAGCTAATTTAGAAGATATTTATGTGACAATAGAAACGTTTGACTATGATTTTCCTGAAGAGCGCTGTTTAAAACTAATGGCCGATATTAGCATTTTTGGAATAAAGGATGAAAAACAAAGGGAACAGGAAAATGAAATGGACGAAGTTGAAACAAATGAACAAAAGGAGGAAATAGAACCAATTTACCGTCATAAGGAAGATCGTGATGATAAAGATCATGACGAACCGATTGAAAATGTATCGACATTTTTTATGGCCAAAGATACTGACGAGGATCACGATTCAACAGACTATACAACTTATACAGTCGAGGCAAAACAAAATATTGAACAGGAAAATGAATTAAGAGATCGTGAAAAACCGAAAGATTCCATGAAAGAAGAGGAAGCAAAAGAGTCTCCTGATGATACAATGGAAGAAAAACAAGATGCAAATGAAGTACAAGAAATTGACTCTAGAAATCGCGAAAGTCAATCACATATCAAGAATGAAGTAGACTCTCAAGAATCTCCTGATTATTTCATCGAGGTGAAGAGAGATGAGGAAAGTCTACAGGAAACAAAGGAAGATGAAATGAGAGTAGAAGAACAACAAGAATTTCCGAATGAGCAAGATGAGGAAAAAGCTGAAATAGTAAGAAAAAATGACAATACACTTTATTTAACTAAATTATTTACAAGAGATGATGAAGAGGAATTTTCAAAGCTAAAAATGTGCATTGTTCAACAAGGAGAGACACTTGAAGAAATTTGTGAGCGCTACGATATTACGGTACAGCAGCTCATTCGCTTCAATCATCTTGGAGCTGATCCAACTATTTACGAAGGACAAATATTATACATTCCGGTATTTGTGAACCAATAA
- a CDS encoding hypothetical protein (product_source=Hypo-rule applied; transmembrane_helix_parts=Inside_1_35,TMhelix_36_58,Outside_59_63) encodes MRKRFNLYSFPTWLRNFRAILEQFILPLTIFQGIRTLFFPTTFDVFLLAIFVVLTIAFHLDWF; translated from the coding sequence ATGCGGAAACGATTTAATCTTTATTCCTTTCCTACTTGGCTAAGAAATTTTCGAGCGATATTAGAGCAATTTATTTTGCCTTTAACGATCTTTCAAGGAATTCGTACACTGTTTTTCCCAACTACCTTCGATGTTTTTTTGTTAGCTATTTTTGTCGTGTTAACGATTGCTTTTCATTTAGACTGGTTTTAA
- a CDS encoding spore coat protein YsxE (product_source=TIGR02904; cath_funfam=3.30.70.890; superfamily=56112; tigrfam=TIGR02904): MDHQTLYDILKQYELHPNHIETVTEKVFKIYTTKGTYALKRIQKKDQTNLINGLSQLVQSSYKSYIPIYSTYDHQWFVNGTKESYYLMPWIQHEKRQDLEDLPLQFIHEITQLHNRTKKEWNIDEKDFENYYEMVKSKWQKEEKELEAFIERCEKKWYMSPFELQAVTYYTEMRNAIYFAKEKWTEWYENMKEQPVARIVLVHGNASTSHLLIDERGERYLTNFERSHFASPIKDLIAFYNQLLTSQPFQCEKCVEWLKVYDQNFSLTKAEKNMLQSYLAYPTPMMKLIQQYERKQKEKIEFMYCRKLLKRYWLMKNIEYVMMKWSEAENESEEENKTPSSSI; the protein is encoded by the coding sequence TTGGATCATCAAACCCTATATGACATTTTAAAACAATACGAACTTCATCCAAATCATATCGAGACTGTCACAGAAAAAGTATTTAAAATCTATACAACAAAAGGGACCTATGCTTTAAAGAGAATCCAAAAAAAAGATCAAACGAATTTGATCAATGGACTGTCTCAATTAGTTCAGTCAAGTTACAAGTCCTATATCCCGATTTATTCTACGTATGATCATCAATGGTTTGTAAACGGCACAAAAGAATCTTATTATTTAATGCCGTGGATACAACACGAAAAACGTCAAGATTTAGAGGATTTGCCCCTTCAATTCATTCATGAGATCACGCAACTCCATAACCGTACGAAAAAGGAATGGAATATTGATGAAAAAGATTTTGAGAATTATTATGAAATGGTTAAAAGTAAGTGGCAAAAGGAAGAAAAAGAGCTCGAAGCATTTATTGAACGATGTGAAAAAAAATGGTATATGTCACCTTTTGAACTGCAAGCGGTGACGTATTATACAGAAATGCGAAATGCAATTTATTTTGCAAAAGAAAAATGGACAGAATGGTATGAAAACATGAAGGAACAGCCTGTTGCACGAATCGTTCTCGTTCACGGCAATGCTTCCACGTCTCATTTGTTAATCGATGAACGAGGTGAGCGCTACTTAACAAATTTTGAACGTTCTCATTTTGCTTCCCCTATTAAGGATTTAATTGCTTTCTATAACCAACTATTAACGAGCCAGCCCTTTCAATGTGAAAAATGTGTAGAGTGGCTGAAAGTTTATGATCAAAATTTCTCCTTAACAAAGGCAGAGAAAAATATGCTCCAAAGCTATTTAGCCTATCCGACACCGATGATGAAGTTAATTCAGCAATATGAAAGAAAACAGAAAGAGAAAATCGAATTCATGTATTGCCGGAAGCTTTTAAAACGTTATTGGCTCATGAAAAATATCGAATATGTGATGATGAAATGGTCTGAAGCAGAAAATGAAAGCGAAGAGGAAAATAAAACCCCCTCATCTTCAATTTAA